In Arthrobacter sp. MN05-02, one genomic interval encodes:
- the rsmG gene encoding ribosomal RNA small subunit methyltransferase G, whose product MTDPSDIPVSGAPDPSVDELAAATTVFGAQLDLARGFVRHLSTSGIDRGLLGPREVPRLWGRHVLNCAVVAELMDSGATVVDVGSGAGLPGLAIAIARPDLELHLVEPLERRVTWLNEVVGDLALANVTVHRARAEQVAGRVSGHYVTARAVSALSTLAGWTIPLAEPGGEVLAIKGRSAGDEIEKARKIIRKLGGGPAEVLVAGADVLAEPTTVVRIPVRIP is encoded by the coding sequence ATGACTGATCCTTCCGATATTCCGGTCTCCGGTGCCCCTGATCCGTCCGTCGACGAGCTCGCGGCCGCTACGACCGTTTTCGGTGCGCAGCTGGATCTCGCCCGCGGGTTCGTGAGGCACCTCTCGACGTCGGGCATCGATCGGGGCCTGCTGGGCCCCAGGGAGGTTCCCCGGCTCTGGGGGCGGCACGTGCTCAATTGCGCCGTCGTCGCGGAGCTCATGGATTCCGGTGCCACCGTGGTCGACGTCGGTAGCGGGGCCGGTCTACCAGGTCTCGCGATCGCGATCGCCCGGCCCGACCTCGAGCTCCATCTGGTCGAACCGCTCGAACGCCGGGTGACCTGGTTGAACGAGGTCGTCGGGGATCTCGCCCTTGCGAACGTCACCGTCCATCGGGCCCGGGCGGAGCAGGTGGCGGGCCGGGTTTCGGGGCACTATGTGACAGCACGAGCGGTCTCCGCCCTCAGCACCCTCGCGGGCTGGACCATCCCCCTGGCCGAGCCGGGAGGGGAGGTCCTCGCGATCAAGGGCCGAAGTGCCGGCGACGAGATCGAGAAGGCCCGGAAGATCATCCGGAAGCTCGGTGGAGGCCCGGCTGAGGTACTCGTGGCCGGAGCGGACGTACTCGCAGAGCCCACCACCGTGGTCCGGATTCCCGTTCGCATCCCCTGA
- a CDS encoding single-stranded DNA-binding protein — MTVDNEEQTPELSGPESGDDVEVVADDVEAPGGTKASRLDEEGDVAADYLEELLDIADIDGDIDIEVRNGRTYISIVSEDRSDSGLSSLVGRDGEVLEALQELTRLSVLTATDSRSRLVLDVDGYRNQRGGELARIAQDAVDKVKETGDDVALPPMSAYERKIVHDVVADLGLVSESEGEGQARHIVVSPSDD; from the coding sequence ATGACGGTAGACAACGAAGAGCAGACACCCGAGCTGAGCGGCCCGGAGTCCGGTGATGACGTCGAGGTAGTCGCCGATGACGTGGAGGCACCGGGTGGGACGAAGGCGTCCAGGCTGGATGAGGAGGGCGACGTCGCGGCCGACTACCTCGAGGAACTCCTCGACATCGCGGACATCGACGGCGACATCGACATCGAGGTGCGCAACGGCCGCACCTACATCTCGATCGTGTCGGAGGACAGGTCCGACTCCGGGCTGAGCAGCCTCGTCGGTCGGGACGGTGAGGTGCTCGAGGCACTGCAGGAACTCACCCGGCTGAGTGTCCTCACGGCGACGGACTCGCGGTCACGGCTCGTGCTGGACGTCGACGGTTACCGCAACCAGCGCGGGGGCGAACTGGCGCGCATCGCACAGGACGCGGTGGACAAGGTCAAGGAGACGGGCGACGACGTCGCACTGCCTCCCATGTCGGCCTACGAGCGGAAGATCGTCCATGACGTCGTGGCCGACCTCGGTCTCGTGAGTGAATCCGAGGGTGAGGGTCAGGCACGGCACATCGTCGTTTCCCCCAGTGATGACTGA